Within the Vagococcus carniphilus genome, the region TTGACCAGCAAAAATATAATCATAAGCTGCAAAAGACCATTCTTGTGGAAAGAAACTATACCCATGCTCAGCAAGAGAGGTTTCACTTGTTAAAGATATAATGATAACAAAAATAAATGGTATTAAACAAGATATCGCAAACAAAGCAATTAAGATATTAAAGAAAAAATCTGCTTTTGGACTAAATGCTCGAACCTCTACTCTAGCTACTTTTTTTCTACTCATTTGTTACCCTCCTACTAGAATAATGATGAATCTGGATCAAGCTTACGAACAACCATATTAGCGCCAATTAAAAGTGCGCTACCTACCACTGATTGATAAAGCCCAGCTGCAGCGGTCATTCCAATATCTCCTGTTGCTGTTAAACCGTTATAGATATAAGTATCTAATACACTAGTTACTTCATATAAAGCATCTGATTTCATTGGCACTGAGAAGAACATACCAAAGTCTGCTTTAAAAATCCCACCAATATTTAAGATTAATAAAATACTCATCATTGGTAATAGCTGAGGAAGTGTTACATTCTTAATTTGTTGCCATTTACTAGCTCCATCTACCATCGCTGCTTCATAATATGTTGGATCAATTCCCATGACAGAAGCATAATAGATAATACTATTGTAACCCAAGCTTTTCCAAACATTTAAAACCACAAAGATTAATGGCCACCACGTTGGATCTTGATACCACTGAATTGGTGTTCCACCATTTTGAGCTAACCATTGATTGATGATTCCTTTGTCTGGGCTTAAAAAAGCATAAACAAAATATGAAATAACAACCCATGATAAGAAATATGGTAGTAATGACATCGTATTATAGACTTTTACCAATCTTTTATTTCTCAACTCACTCATAATAATGGCAAATGCAACTGCAAAGAATAAGTTACAAGCTAGAAAAATAATATTATATAATAATGTATTTCGGGTGATTAACCAAGCATCGTTAGAAGCAAATAAAAATTTAAAGTTATCAAAACCAACCCACGGACTTTGTTTTAAACTAGCAAGAAAGCCGTCTGGTGAAATATGAAAATCTTTAAACGCCACCACGTTTGCTAATACTGGTATATAAAAGAAAAAGATAAACCAGATAAATCCAGGAATAGCCATCAGAATTAATGCTCTAAAACGATAGACGTCTGCCCAAAACCCTCTTTTCTTTTTTTTCACTCTCTTTCCTCCCTTCATTCACACTAAAAGTATAACGCTTACTTTTTATTTTTATAAGAAACAAACTAAAGGTGTTTTATAACAAACTATAGTTTATCTTTCAATTTTTTTGAAAGAGTTTAACCGAAAATAAGCCATTTAGCACTTAAAACCGTAAAAAAAGAGCCTAAACAAATTAATGTTCAAACTCAATTTTTTATTGATTAAAATGGTAAGATGGAATATTTTTAGTATTACAGTGAATACCACCGCCAAATAAATTTAAGGCTAGTGTGTTAATTGGAATGATTTTTTTATCTGGAAAAACTGATTGTAATATTTTCAAAGCTTCTTCATCTTTTTCTTTAATTTTTTCAGGTAAACCTGGTTGATAGTAGCTTTGTGCTAACACAACTTCATTGAGAATCAAGAAATTACAG harbors:
- a CDS encoding ABC transporter permease, translated to MKGGKRVKKKKRGFWADVYRFRALILMAIPGFIWFIFFFYIPVLANVVAFKDFHISPDGFLASLKQSPWVGFDNFKFLFASNDAWLITRNTLLYNIIFLACNLFFAVAFAIIMSELRNKRLVKVYNTMSLLPYFLSWVVISYFVYAFLSPDKGIINQWLAQNGGTPIQWYQDPTWWPLIFVVLNVWKSLGYNSIIYYASVMGIDPTYYEAAMVDGASKWQQIKNVTLPQLLPMMSILLILNIGGIFKADFGMFFSVPMKSDALYEVTSVLDTYIYNGLTATGDIGMTAAAGLYQSVVGSALLIGANMVVRKLDPDSSLF